A stretch of the Streptomyces sp. NBC_00078 genome encodes the following:
- a CDS encoding helix-turn-helix domain-containing protein, with the protein MDTPQERTEADDLPYNVFAKACPSRGTLEHVTGRWGGLTLGALYEGRLRFNELRRRVDGVSEKMLSQTLHALERDGLVHREAQPTNPPRVDYELTPLGHDVTERLLGLIHLVEGRMDDVLASRERYDSARGGL; encoded by the coding sequence ATGGACACCCCGCAGGAGCGCACGGAGGCGGACGACCTCCCGTACAACGTGTTCGCCAAGGCCTGTCCCTCGCGCGGCACCCTGGAGCATGTGACGGGCCGCTGGGGCGGGCTCACGCTCGGCGCTCTGTACGAGGGCAGGCTGCGCTTCAACGAACTGCGCCGACGCGTCGACGGCGTGAGCGAGAAGATGCTGTCCCAGACCCTGCACGCACTGGAGCGCGACGGCCTGGTGCACCGCGAGGCGCAGCCGACGAACCCGCCCCGCGTGGACTACGAACTGACCCCGCTCGGCCATGACGTCACCGAGCGATTGCTGGGCCTCATCCACCTGGTGGAGGGCCGCATGGACGACGTCCTCGCCTCGCGGGAGCGTTACGACTCGGCCCGCGGCGGCCTCTGA